The nucleotide window GTTCGGGCCCGACCGCAGCCTGGAACTCAACCGCCAGTTCCTCGAGTATCAGAAGCTTTTCGGCGAGGCGCAGAAAGCCATTACCGGGCTGCTGCAGCAGTTGGCGACCAGGAAGTAGGCGGGTCAGCGAACCGCCGGGTACCTGCGGCGGATGTTCAGTATCCGCTCTTGTCATTCCGAGCGAAGCGAGGAATCCCTACCCGATCATGCACGTCCGGGCATAGGGATGCTTCGCTTCGCTCAGCATGACAATCAGCACTCCCGGAGCTCCCATGCGATTCCACACCGAATATCTCACCTTCAACACCCGCAAGCACCGCGAGTACATCCACATCACCCCGCAGGTGGAGGCGGCCGTTGCCAAGAGCGGCGTGAAGGAGGGCATGGTGCTGGTTTCGGCCATGCACATCACGGCCTCGGTCTACGTGAACGACCACGAATCCGGCTTGATCGCCGATATTGATGAATGGCTGGAGAAA belongs to Terriglobales bacterium and includes:
- a CDS encoding secondary thiamine-phosphate synthase enzyme YjbQ, giving the protein MRFHTEYLTFNTRKHREYIHITPQVEAAVAKSGVKEGMVLVSAMHITASVYVNDHESGLIADIDEWLEKLAPFRKDYRHHQTGESNGDSHLKSLLMHHEVTLPITNGRLDLGPWQRVFYAEFDGQRSKRVVIKVMGE